Below is a genomic region from Falco naumanni isolate bFalNau1 chromosome 2, bFalNau1.pat, whole genome shotgun sequence.
CAATGCCAGAACTCTCATAAGATGGTTCTGCCACCACAagtgtgtgtgcacagggaTCTTCTTTTTCCACTGTTGCAATCTCAGTGAGAAACAGTAATCTTATTGACCAGCAGCAGTATTATATCCTGATAAATTTTGGAACCGAAGTTAATAGTATTTCTGCATGTGGACAAACCTTGGCTGAACATACAGCTTCACAATCTGTTCAAAACCAGGTCAGCCTCCACTGTCACAAGACAAGGAGGGCAATCTTGCTCACTTTCATCCTAACCACCTTCTAACCACTAGTATTAACCCTCACATCACCACACAGTCAGCCTGATCAAGCTGCCAATCTGGCTGAAAGGTAACCgggagaaagaaatgaaaaacttttccattttggCTGCATCACATGCCCTATGAACACTAAgaacagcaggagaaacagTAAGAATACATAACCATGGAAAGAACCAACTCTTTTAGCATCAGTGCAATCTATGGTGAAATGCACcctggaagaggaagaaaaaggaaagaaacagtatAAGGATATCAGTTAGCACATATTTAGCTACGACAACAACCGAGGTTCACACACATTAGAGCAGAGATGAGTCTTGACAACACAGAAGTATCATAATAAAAACCAAATTTTTTCTCAAACATATGGATATCACAGGAAAATGCACAGAGAAAGCTGTTTAGTATATAATAAATGCAAGGAATGTCAGTTCACGAACAGCACAAGTTCAGTcatgaaagaaatattaagtAGTCAGAGCAAATAAGGCTAAGCGCGAGAAGTTTAACAAGGTCAAGGCAAAAAACTATCTTTGCCCTGGAAATTATGATAAAGCCAGTGGAATGCTTAACAGATCAGAATGagtcagaaaaattaatttagcagTAACACTTTGAATAATCTGACCACAAGTACATAAATCAGTGACAAAGCTACAGCAGGTAATGCAGATGATGTAAAACACAGAAGCTGACAAAAATTTTAGTtctgctgacaaaaaaaaaagtcagggcTATGAAACTGTAAATAAGACTGCACAATTCAAATATTATCTGGGAATTCAGGTCAAAAAATGGAATTCAGAGTATAAGTAACTGAGTACAACAGGTGTATCCACTATGACTGTCAACATCTTGCTACtattttgcagaagaaattttcattttcttgaatATAGAAGAATATAGAAGAAATAACAACATTCTGTGTCTGTGAGACACAGAACATACTCTCTAAATTTGCCAAAAGCTCAGCTTGTCATTTTTCTCCTACATAATTCGGGATTTTCCGAGTAATCTGGTTTccactgtaattttatttccatcaaACTAAAGTTAATTTCTGTCAAATTAAGTCCCCTGGGTAAACAGTAAGCAACTGagacagcaggaagaaaaactgtcaAACTGTCCATACCTTATTCGTTGCAGAACAGTTAAATGatgttttacaagaaaagaaacagaactgcagaagtCAAAGGGCAAACTCCGGGTTATGAGGCAGCTATGTAAAACTCACAGAAATCACAGATTTTTTCAGATTAACCTCTTCACCCTCCTCTCATTTTTCTGGATACTGAGATAAAGGAAAACTGAGGAAGAGCAAGGGAGCACAACAGCAACTTATGCCAGCACAAACTGTGTCTGTAACACCTGAACATCTAATAAAAACCTGCTGAAAAGTTATGACTAGGTACTTCTGAAGTTTACACCTTCTCTGCCTCAATTCAAAAGACAACACaagctttttaatttacagagCGATATGAGAAATAATACGTTAATGTTTGGGAAAACGTATAGGCTGAAAGTGAAAAGCACTTATCAAGTTTATTAAGAGTAGTAATTCTACTTAGTATGGGATTTAGAGTGATGTAACACATGCATTTGCAGAATAAATTCCATAGATAAAACACTGAATGACAATCCAATTCAACCCATCTTCCAGACTCAAGGATCCAATGGGAGAAAGAGTTCATAATTAGGTGGAGGCAAAACCCACTAGTTTAATGACAAGTTTCATTCTTCTATTTCCCCATTTTCCACTTTTATGTAAACTGAGAGGCATCTTCTTAAATTACCTATGGCTCAAGTGAAAACATCCCCCTTAAATGGCAAAATGCTTAAATAGATCAAGACTTGTGCATTTTTTCCAAGGCTCTTTGCATCACTTTTTCACCGCACACAATTTTTAAGTAACTTCACTGAGCCAACTCATAAtacaactgaaaaatgaatggaagtactttaaaaatcaagctTTTAGTTCTGATGAGGAATCTGCTCTGAAATACTACAAATCCCAAATCCTGATGAAATATGTTCTATACctggggaaaaacaaatttttcacttgcatttaTCAAGCATCTGAGCTAAACCAAGGTACCTCTAACATCAACTTCACacttaggttttttttctttgctgaatttcTAACTAATGATGTGTATTCTATGACAAGCtcttgctgggaaaaaaagtgtctCCTTCCCAGCAAGAAAGTCTCTCCAAAGTATACACCTAACCTCACCAATTTtggtgaaagaaaacattagtTATCCAGAAGCATTAGCTACCCGGAAgtatgagaggaaaaaagaagaaaaagtcgTCCAAAGGAAGACATCCACCGAAACAATTGGGCACTCTGAATTCTTAGGTAACGTTCTCATGGAAAAATGGCATGAGAAAACACAGCATGCATTAAGCAGAATAtatgcaggaaggaaaagaaaagggtaaATGCACGGACACTAATTTTACCAGTTCAATAAAGTCTCACCATagaatttctttaaagcagACCAAGAACACCAGACCAAGCAGGCAACTAggaacaaaccacaaaaatttaaacaaaaaatcctctttttttaaattgagataAAGCATCTTAAAAATCATGAGAAAGtatcttaagagaaaaaaaaagatttccagaGCTGGTGAAAGAAGCAAAGTTTTTTACACCTACAGAAATACACCCCAAAAATAATGTCTTCCTAATTCCTACAGATGCAACATCTATTGCAGCTCAACATTTAAACATCAACACAGTTGTTAAGGCttcaccccctccccccatcatTTCTGGCACAGAAGCTCTGAGAAAAGAACTTAAGTTTGTCAAATACACTAAAGAAGCTGATTATGTTGAAGATACAGAATAAAGAATTCTAGTGGACAACTGTCGTTTAGAAGTTAAATGACATACAACGATAAGCttccttttaaagcaaaattttgctGTTCAAATAATCAGAAGTAGAATTAATGGGTTagtcttcattttaagtgtGAACTACTATTATTTATCATATTTTTCAGAGCCATGAAAAACCACAGTGGCTTATCAACAGTGAAAACCCCTCAAACATATTTTAGGTGTAGTATAGTTAGTATAAGCACATACTTAAAAGCATCAAGCAGCTCTCACAGGACAGATTTTTACTCTGCTCTCAACTGTCAGTTACTTGCTGCTGGTCTAAATAACATATACAACTTTTACAACATCCCAATCTTCCTGTGTGATCCTCACACCTAAGgaaatatataaacaaacagCACATCAAGTATCAAGTACAATTTcaattttagaaaaagaatcTCCTGAAGTACCAACGAAGGATCAATCAACATAGTACATTCAAATCTCCAAATCAAACTCATTTTGGCTACTACCTGCCAGCAATGAAACTAAACTAACATGTTGGTCATTCACTATCCTCATCCAGCTGCCTCCAGGCGCCATATCCAGAGTTGTTCTACATACTCATTCCATTATAAGGAAAGTGatacaaacaaaaaggaaaattcatgtCAGGGTGCACTACCCAATCCTCCTTCATCTGATCAAAAATCTTAGGACAGTGCAGATTAAGTGAAAAAACTTCAGGGACACACACACCTGCTAACCAGAGGCTGATACTGATCACATGGATGGTTTTTTATTCAAGGCTGAAGACACTTTAGCTTACAGCAAGGTCCCACTACCGCAATGCTAACCTTACCACAACAGTTGCCACAGATGAAAATGAAGCTTTTCGTTTCacttaaaagcttttcattttatggaaaatataaaaaaaaaaaaaaagaaaaatatctgttttcccCCTCCTAACACATGGAAGGAAcggaaaagaaattaatgactTCTTAAATGCCATAAAAGAAATTCATGTTTCAAGTTGCATCTTCACTAGACACATTACAAACTGTCAACCACAGCAACCTGTCTAAAGTGCTGCAAGAATAAGAACAGTAAGAATTTTCAGGCAATCCAGAGGTTATCTTCCTGTCTAATTACCAGAACTATCATGAAGAAACTGTGACACTGTGAGAGAGCTATAAACCACTTAAGAAATGTGACATTATTGCCTTACCTAGGAAAAGCTGGTAcatcatcttaaaaaaagagtaagtcCTATTGCGTGTGtgcgtacacacacacacttaaaaGCAGTCAGGAAAAGCACCTGGGATTTTAAGGTCCCATTGTGATTAATAAAGCACTGTCTGAAAGACAGGTCAAGGCGTATTACGGAGGGCTGTGCAAAACTGGAGCCTGAAACTGCAGGACAAGTCACTGGAATTTTCACCTTCAAGCTCCAGAGAATTTATGTcacaatttaaaagaaataatggaagTCCTCACTGCTAAAGATTGaggaaaatgcattaaaaagaaacatcagaaatCACCAAACAattcacattttgtttctaatttagAAATATACAAAGTCTAATGTAAAATACAGGTTAAATAATAATGTAAGCTTTCAGTTTATCAAAGTTTTGATCTTTCACCAACAAATTCACCTAAAAATTAAGCTAGGGAGATCCACCTTTCTTATTTAACTTACAAAATCATGGACTCGTTCTGTTGATACATTCAAAATCACGCTTAAGTACTTCATTGCTAAGACagcagaagaattaaaaagcaaaagatgcaAGGTTCATTTACCGAGATGCCAGTATATTTTGACAACAACATTCATTCTCACCTTGTATTACAACAATAagagacttttttcccctcactgtCAATTTTCATTTCCGgacaagaaaactgaagttcCACCCACAGCCAGTACTGGCCTGTCACCACTATCCCACATCACAGTACTATCAAGAACACTCCCCTCCAACCAAAAAAGCCTGTCAATCCTACCTGGCACACAcaactgctgtttcttctttactGAACagatttctgtctcttctttttcttctttcattatttcagaGCACTATAGGTAAGATCACCCCAACACAAAACTATACCATTGCCTCTTCCCACACCTAGTCCTGCTGAATCTAGAGAAAAGGTTAAGCAGCAATTACATGACTTTTAAGGATTGACACCTATGGAATTTATCACATATGTTTTTGTGTCATTCTGTGTTGCCATTCAGCTGTTACACAAACGTGTTACCTGTCATAAACAAATGCTCTTCTAAGGACAGTTTTCAACCACTTGAATTTTGGGTATTTTGCATGAAAGCTTTATGAAAAGTTAGTGCCAAAATTTCCTCCATgtacttttcattattttgcagCACTCATTTGAACAacacttctattaaaaaagaaaattctaggGAAGTCTTCTACAGTTTagagcagagaggagaaggTATGAGCAAACATTAAAGAGTAACATGTTTGTGTCTTGCCTTCAACATATCCTTTAGTCTTGCCTTCAACATACTCTTTAATCTCAGGgtaaaaaacatatttagaaaaaaattttcttctgtgagaaCTCTCCATTCACAGATGTGCATCTTTAAGGAATGATGCAACGTGGAATTCCCCTCTAATGAGTGAATTCATGGCTAAACACTAACTACCAAATATTATGAATTGCCAAGATGTCATGCAAAGACCTatatgccagaaaaaaaaaaaaatcacatttttctgttggCAGTTACATGTGTAAGGAAAACTAAATCACAAAAAAGGTTACATACTGGTTTTGTAAGCAAATCAAGGATGCTACAAATAAAAGTTTCCTATGGTAAGGTTCCTGATCACTATCCGTTACTTCTATAAGCATTCTTCATTtcaagtaaattaaaaaagctgaaatactaGCATTCAAAACACGACTAAATTTTAAACCTACATCCCATGGAACTCTTTTGTAGGTGTACTAAAACAGAGAAGTTAACCAAAAGCAAGTAATCATTCTCACAGTTAATATTAACTTTCAAAAACCATACATCAGTAatgtttcctttggaaaagcaaGCCTGTGAACATACATGTAGCCAAGTAGTTTTTATTCCCAGCACTTTAATTTTTAGTTGAGAACACGTCAACAGCTGGCAAACAAAAACCTTTGAATCAAGCAGATTTAATTCAACTCTGAAGTTAAAGGAGTAACTaacagcttctttaaaaaatgaagcaagtaTCAGAAAACTCAAAACAGAAGATGCAAAAGGAACTGGCTGTGCTATTAAGCtcccttaagaaaaaaaaaaaagcaaaaagattttaCACTAAGTCACACCTGGCTACTTTaagatctttctttctttcctcctctacTGTAGGGAAGTTATTAACAGCTCTCCTTTAACCTTACCAACactcagtattttaaatgattttacCAAACCAGTTCTACAGAAAGTGCTCAAAGCACCAATGGGCTCAAGTGGACACTGTAATGTCTCAGAAATGCAGTAGCTGACATTTTGAGGGTGCAAAGTCACGACAGAATGGCTTTCTGCCACTGTCTATTTATTCAAGATCCTAAACAAGAAGATCCAAGTCAAAACATGGTTCTATCATGAAGTGCAAAGGGAACTTCTGTTAACCATATTCTCAAGTCATGCTACAGCCTGAAGTATAACAGAGACAGCCAATACAAcataactgtttttaaaagatctcTATTCATTACGAAACTGCAATTCATTGTAACAGTGTGAGAACTTCAGGATGTTCCTATATTAATCAGAGAACACCACTAGatttaatatatgaaaaatgtCACTGCATTTTTCTAACACATTAATCCAAAGTAGCTCAAACTTCCCAGGCAGAAAGCTACAAGTTTCACTGTATGCAAGCATATGCTTATGAAAGACTTTCTTTCCATCCCTTGCCTCTGCTCTGGAAAGACTGTTCCTTTTAACTGCATTTCTGCAATACAATGGTTTACCAAACTGCTTTTCCTAAATGTAACTAACTGCTTGGCAAGACTGCTAAGCAACTGACATTCATCACTACTGGATACTGTACAATAAGAAcctcttcagaaaaacacaacaaaacagaagattGTAGTAAATGTTCTACATTGATGGTAAAAGGCAGGTATAGCATTATAGCTCACTTTTTAATTAGGTTTGTGTCAGGAAGACAACATGCTTAACAAAGCTCAGTTACGGGTGGGAAAAGAAGTTGTACATTTATATAGCACAAACATCGTGGATAAGACAAGTCTACAGCAACACTAGCTTTGCCAAAGGCAAGGTACTACAAGAGATACACCTTAACAAGCTGTCTGTGTTCCTAAAACATACCCTCCAGTAGAGCTTTAGATTTTGGACTCTACTTTAAACAAGCGTGGTGATATGGATAATAAAAGTGGATGAACCTACAGAGTTTCAAAAGGAGACACATTCATGTTATAAGAAAAACTTATAATACCTGTACAAAAGAAACCATGTCCACATGTTCAAATTAATACTAATGCTAACATCCAGGAAACCATTTGCTGAAGGACACAAAAGCCTTCACATGCACTTTCAAGTGAACAGAACACACAGCAAAGTTTCTTACATCTTCAGACAACCACTTCACACCGGTCTCGGTCTGCAAGTGCTGGATAAGCAAGACTACTGGTTAGATTAAACAGTGTTTGTGAGTAcgaggaaaagaataaaagtaagTGTAAtagtttttggggttttgtgggtttggcttgtttttaaaagataaataaatcaTGCTTTAAGTGAAAAACAGTAAAGGACATCTTTGTTCATTTACTTCACAAATGAGGCCATCCTGCTCgggatgttttcaaaatataccTAGTTTTTAGACCTCTTAGGATatacaaaacagtatttctggagagaaaaaaagtagaatatatacacacacacactcaagAGTACTGCCTAACACAAAAGTGCCTGCCATTCAAATACCTGAAACGAGTTCAGAACTTATTTCTAAACCAGAGCAGGACAAACATATTAAATTCCATGGgaaaaaattctattttcaaTAACACCTGACAGAAACATAActtaaaagccatttaaaagTAATCTGCTTCAACTAGTAAGTAACCAAATTTCTATTCCATTTCTACCCAAAGCTCTATTGATACTGGATAAACCAATTTCAATCTTAAATGTAAGACTGTTCGGAACAAAGATATTACTAGTACCTTTACTGTCTTAAGTCTGCTTGATTTTGTTGAATAGACAGCAATCCACTATATTTGTTTATCCTGAGTCTCACTTTTAAGAATTCcagaatattaataaaatgcataaaGTATGGATTTATAACAGAATGCAGTCACACTGGTCTATTTCTGAGTGCAAATGCACCACAATGTGGGAACCAAAATGTTTATGTAAGGGTGACAGTGTTCCACAGATACAGGAAGAGTAAACAGTTTTGCTACCACTACTCTTATCGATTACCACCTCCAGATGTAGTCTTTCTGTCAATTCAATGGACAGAAGCATCACCACAAGGGCAGATTTTGCAAAACGTGAAGCAGCAGTATGGAAAGACAGAGGCTACCTAAAAGAAGTACCAGTAAGAAAAActacacaaaacaaaagtaCAAAAGGTActggagagagaggaaaaagttaACTATGATACAaccttaaatttattttttgctagATTCCCCCCTACCCAAAACATGGTAATACTTCAGTTTCTTCCACTGCAGCTTTATGattatgtttgtgtttttcattcAAGGCTATTATTAAGCATCACCATTGTCCAGGGTACGGCAACAGAATAATcaatacatgtattttatatacttCCCCAAAATTCTTGGTATTAGCAACCATACTTTTTCgatacaaagaagaaatattactTCAACTCAAAGAATCAgaagcattattaaaaataaacaaaacaagcaaacaaccaacaacccccccaaaccctcaTGTATGACTtcatttttgctgaaattaCAAGTTACCTGACCAAGAACATTTATGGTGGGGAGTTCTACCAATTTCTTGAagttaaactttaaaatatgcacaATAAAGTTCGCTGCCTATAGATTTCAGTCATCCCTAAACCTTTCTTACTAGAGACACCATTTCAATTCCACAACTGATAAAGGTCAATCCTCCAAACACTCATCAACAGTCCCTTCCTAAACATAGCAATAGTAATATTCACTTGTTAGGCATTTGAGAAGCCTGCTGAAAAACACAGATTACCTAGTCTTTCAATCATAAGAAGTGTTGCCACTAGTATACTTAACACTGCATATTAATATATCTAGAttcaacagctttttaaaaatacaggccCCAGTTCTGCAACTAGGTCAGCAAGTGGGCCTTGTGCTAGCTTTAAGCCTGTGACTTGAGAGGGTCTTTGGGCTGATACAAAAGTCCAGTGATATGAATACAACTGCAGAACTATGAATATAAATCAAGTTGTACAGGCAATATGAAGACAGCCGAGACAGATGCAGTATGTCTACAGTGAGACCAGGAGTCCTCTGAACATGAACATTTATTTAGAACAATCTTTTTCCTGTACAGTTGTGTTGTGTGTTATTGTACATCTTCAAGATACTTAACCGGACTTCTGAGGGAGCAAGCCGAAAATGAAATATGGCATCTTAAAAACCATCTCAACATTTTTGGATGCTCCTACGAGAGCAAATTAAGTAATTTTCAAAGGCCAGTCTCTCTGTATACAAAAATGGTGCACAAATTGTTAATGTAGTGGTTGCCAACcgaccaaaaaaaaaccaaccacccaaCAACTCATCCAGCTGGTGAAATCCTCTGTCTTCTTGAGGACAATAAGAAAGAATAATCCATACACAACTACCCCTGTCACACTGCATATTGCCTAAAATAAATCGCAACAGACAAGCCCTGAGACATAACTTCGAGGAGAAGTGAGTGGGTGAACTACAGCGAGAAGATGTTAAAAGCCACAAACGTTTTTTGTGCATCGAAAAAGGGTTGCTGGAAGCCGAGGCTAGAGGAGTGGCCTACGTGTTAATAATGTTTACAGCGGGCGTGAAcgagctggtgctggtggtttTCATTGAGACTGTAGGAAAAGCGCCTCGGCAGGGCCTTATTTCCAGGCGTCGCCCTGGCCTACACGGCTCCAATCACTCCACCTCAGTAATGGCGTTCGGTGCGAAGGGAAGCGAGAGCCAGGGGAAGCAAAGCTGGGTGCAGCCCTGTGGGAAGCCACCGGGCCCTGCTCGCCCGGCGGCACCGGAGAGGCACGGCGGGAGGGGCCGCCCGGCggctggcagagccccccgAGGGGCGCGGAGCACTTCCACCCGCCGGCAGCCGGGGAGAGGATGAGGAGCCGTCAGCCATTTTCCCTTGCCCTCCAAAACACCAGCGATGCAGGGCCACACGCCGGGGGCTGCGAGGGAGGCGCTGCCGCCACCCGCCGCTCGTTAtccccaaccccccacccccgctccCCGCCTCACGGGGCCCGGCtcgccccctcctccccgccgcACCCCGCCGTCCCGCACCTCGACCCCGGGAGCCCCATCCCCGGGGAGAGCCGCCCTCCGCTCCGCACGGCGGCGGCCGCCTGCAGCACAAACAGCGGCCCCCGCGTAGCCGCTTCACCTCGCCGCGTCCCGGCCCCGGCCTCAGctccagcccccggccccgcccgggCACGGTGCTCCGGCACTCACCCCCACACGCCTTCCTCTTGTCCCGCGGCGGCTGCTGCGACGGCCCGGTGCCCTCCTGGGTGCTGCCGAAGGAGCGCGGCCGGGGACTGCCTCatcccaggcagccagcagggcaGAGTCTCATGCCAGGCCCCGCGATCCCGGGCGTGCAGCCGGCTGACTGAGGGGGCGGCTCCGCTTCCCCGgttcccccccccgccccgggcggGCTCCGTGTACCGCGACGGGAACAGGGAAGATGAAGCTGCCGCTGCTGCCCGCGCTTCAGATCCCGGCTCCGACCGCTCCGCTCTCTCCGGCgccggcggcagcgccggggcgTTTTTCCTGCGTCACCAGCTCCTGCCCGGCGGCCCTGGGCTTCAGCTCCGGCTGGGGCTTGGCCGGGGCCTGCGCGCTCCGCTCCGCCCCGTCCGGGGACCGGACGCacgcgggggagggggcgcagCGGCACCCCGCGCCTCTAGCCAGGGCCCGGGGCTCGGCTGGGGAGAAACGGCCGCTGCGCGCGGGGGCAGGCGGGCAGGAAGGtggcagcggcggggccggcccgggaGGCTGGAGCGCTCTGCGCTGACGGCTCTGTGCgtgtgggggggaagggagggcggggggaggggggagggagcgAGGCGAgacgcggcggcggcggcgcacCTCCGTCTGGCGGGGCCCTGGGCAAGATGGCGGCCTCGGCAGAGCCTTCCGCGCACGGCCCGCGCCGCAGGCCCCGACCTCGcgcagcggcggcggctccgccaCCCGAACGGCGTGACGCGCTCCCCGCCCCCGTCCCCCCGGGCTGTCACTCACGCCGCAGCGGCAAGGCCGCGGCCCGCCTGCCCCCACCCCTATATGTGCGGCGaggaaggctggggggggggaagggggatggTGGATGGTGGCGCGTGTGCGCGCGCGCGGCCGTTTCACGTCGGTTAGGCTCGAGCGGGTTCCATTGTGACCCGCCGGGCGAACCGCGCGGAGAGCCCGGATAATGACGTCAGCGCGGCCGCTGCCTTCTGGGCCCGGTCCGGCCCGGCCCtcccctccgccgccgccgcgctgggCCCCGTCGGGGTGGGGGCGGCGTGCTGGGGTCGCTCCGCTGGCGCGTCCCCTTGGGCCCGGCGGCGGCCTTTAAGCGGTGGCGAGCGGCGCCGCGCCGCCCTCGGGTCGCCGTGCGGGAGGCCCGGCGGACAAAGccggggggaggagggcagaggcGCCCTCGCGGCCCGGGACGGGCCCGGGGTCTGCAGGGCCCTGGGCAAGCAGGGGGAGGGGCGGGGTTGCCCGCCGCGCGTGCGGCGGTTGCACCGGGCGGCGCTGCTGCGGCCGGGCCGTTCCgcgggccccggccccccgTAGGCCTCGGGCCCGCCGGCGGACAGCGGGCTTTGGGCAGGGCCTGGGAGCTGGCATGGACGGGCACAGGGACGGGGCTTCGTGCCTCGCCGGAGCGCTGCCTCTGGCAGAACGGAGACTGCTTAGGGGACACCAGCACTTAAAAAGCCACTTGGGTCTTTTATTGCTCTTGTTCCTTACGTACATACGTGACTATGAATCATAGTAGAGCCCTAGTCTGAGTAGGTACTCTATGTAGCAATCTGGGAGACATTAAACCTGGAtttaaaatctggaaaaatgGCAAAGCGCATCTTGTGGAAGGACAGAAGTTTGGCAGACATGGGGAACTTGATCAAGAGAGTACCTGAAATGGAgcttaatgtttcattttgtttgtctgtATTCCAGGGTCAAAGTCTTGTTTCAACATCATCATTCAAGAACTTCAGAGCaggaagtgaaaaatacagtatcCAGGTGAAAACGCAGGAGGAATTTAGCTTGCATGGGTTGGAATTTGCTCAAGAGGCTAGGGCTAACAGCCTTAACTCTTGTGCAAAATGTTTATCTTTTGGACCATGCAGTGACAAAGACTAAAATACTGCTTGCTCAttgcaggagctgtgggtgggtgtttttctgtaaaaagcTAGAGCTCAAAACCAAGTGCTGATGTCTGCTGCTATTTCCTATATTAACCAAGTTAAGGGTTAGTcgggttttgggttttttttctaatcactGGTTGTATCATGTGAGAAGGAAATCTGAAGTATATGTCTGTGTTAACCACTCAGTGAACAAAACAAAGGTTGCAGCTGCTTCATCACTGTACAAATGCAACAGTTTATTTACTGAAAGAATAGGTTtacatgcattttcttcatcCACAATAAAAACAAGCCATACCCATGGTGAAAATCTGTGTAAATGTAAGCCTGTTCACGCTCAGGTTAGAAATACGTGCAATCATAGAAAGAGCAGCCCTTTTATTTTAGTGATTTTTCATGCCTCTGAGCATGTCATTGTGgcctcctttttccttttgtccctTATGAATTACTTTGGGCTTTTCCTGCTATTTCCAATTTATCCAGTTTGTTTTCCTggcaaagcatttaaaattactgcACCTATAATGCATTGAACTTTACTTGCCTGCCTAAGTATTCTCCCTTGAGATCTTCACTGTTTATGGTGACCCAGAGAGGCACAACAGCACTTCAATTGTAGTTGGATGTTTTCTGACGCTTCTtatccttaaaaataaactgtgtgTTTAATGATggtcatttctttttattattaagtaGACCACTGTTTTAATGACAGGACAAATACTGTGTTCCTTCTAactgctttggcttttttggCAGAGCTGAACAGCAACACATCAGTGGATTTTTAT
It encodes:
- the LOC121083613 gene encoding skin secretory protein xP2-like, with the protein product MRSRQPFSLALQNTSDAGPHAGGCEGGAAATRRSLSPTPHPRSPPHGARLAPSSPPHPAVPHLDPGSPIPGESRPPLRTAAAACSTNSGPRVAASPRRVPAPASAPAPGPARARCSGTHPHTPSSCPAAAAATARCPPGCCRRSAAGDCLIPGSQQGRVSCQAPRSRACSRLTEGAAPLPRFPPPPRAGSVYRDGNREDEAAAAARASDPGSDRSALSGAGGSAGAFFLRHQLLPGGPGLQLRLGLGRGLRAPLRPVRGPDARGGGGAAAPRASSQGPGLGWGETAAARGGRRAGRWQRRGRPGRLERSALTALVKVLFQHHHSRTSEQEVKNTVSRAEQQHISGFL